Part of the Brevibacillus brevis genome is shown below.
GTTCTCGCCTGTGCTGGAGGACCTGTATTTGCCGACGCCGCAAAAGGTCATTCAGGCGGTATCCGAACTGCTTGGCGACAAATCGCTTTTGAGCGTCTGATTCAGAAAGAAAACGGAGGGAAAACCGATGGCAGTCGAAGTGCTCATGCCGAAGATGGGAATGGCGATGAAAGAGGGAACGGTTTCCCATTGGAACAAACAAGTCGGCGATCTCGTATCCAAAGGAGAAGTGATCGCAAGCATCAGCTCGGAAAAAATCGAGGCGGATCTGGAAGCCCCGGCGGACGGCGTTTTGTTGAAAATCGCCGTTTCGGAATGGGAGGGTGTGCCGCCTGGAACAGTCATTGGGTATATCGGACATCCAAGCGAGCAAATCGTGGAGGAAACGGCCGCAACGGCAACGCTCGAAGCGGCTGCTCCTGAGGCAAGGGAGGAGCTGCCCGCTGCCTCGACGGCGATGGCACCGATGGCGGCAACCCCTGCAAGTTCGAAGGAAGTGAAAATTTCCCCGGTCGCCCGCAAATTGGCCGAGGCTGCCGGCCTTCCCTTGGAATCCCTCATCGGGACGGGACCGGCGGGCAGGATCACCAAGGAAGACGTTGAAAAGGCAATTGCTGACCGGGAGACGAAGCAGACTGTGGCACCGGAAGACGATCAGCGAGCCGCCGTTGCCGGGAAGGAAACGGTGGAGCAGCTGCCAGTCTCCGGTATGCGCAAAGTGATCGCTTCCCGGATGATGGCAAGCCTGCGGGAAAGCGCGCAGCTCACGATCACCGCCCGGGCTGACGTGACCGACTTGATCGCTTGGCAACAGAAAATGAACGAGGTCACGCAAAAAGAGCACGACACCAAGCTGACCTTGACGGATCTCATCGCGAAGGCGACGGTGCTCGCGCTGCAAAAGCACAAGCAAGTAAACAGCGCTTATCTCGATGAGCGGATTCATCGGTACGGGCACGTCCACTTAGGGATCGCCGTCGCGCTTGAACAAGGGCTGGTCGTTCCGGTCGTGCGCCATGCAGAGTCTGTGTCGCTGCCAGACCTCTCCCGCCGGATCAAAGCGCTGGCCGCTCAGGCACGGGAAGGGACGCTCGGCATGGAAGAGATGCAAGGGTCCACCTTCTCCATCACGAACCTTGGCGCGTACGGCATCGAGTTCTTTACCCCAGTGCTGAATCCGCCAGAGGCAGGCATACTCGGTGTGGGGGCCGTACAAGATACGCCGGTCTTCGTCGGCGAGGAAGTCCGACGGCGGAGCCTTCTCCCGCTCAGCCTGACGTTCGACCACCGCGTATTGGACGGAGCGCCGGCAGCCGAATTTTTGCACACGCTGAGAAAATACCTGGAAGAGCCGTACCGGATGCTCTTGTGAAGGACGTGATAGGATGAGTGCGATTGCAGTAATCGGAGGGGGGCCAGCCGGCTACGTTGCGGCGATTGCCGCCGCCAAGAAAGGCAGGCAGGTCACTCTGATCGAGCAGCGGGCGCTGGGCGGGACCTGTCTGAACGAAGGATGCATGCCGACGAAATCGCTCCTGGAGTCTGCCGAGATGGCCGAGAAAGTAATGCATGCCGGCCGTTTCGGCATCCGCGTGCCCGAGCGGGAGGTCTCCATTGACTGGCCGGGCGTGCAGAGCTACAAAAACAACATCGTGCAGCAGCTCGTCACGGGAATCGGATTTCTCATGAGAAAAAACAGAATCAAGGTGCTTACGGGCAAGGCGCGCTTTGTCAGCCAGCATCAAATAGCGGTAGAGAAAGAACAGGGAGAGGAAATCGTAGAGGCCGAAAAAATCATCATCGCTTCGGGATCGGAACCGGTCGAGCTGCCGTTTGCGCCGTTTGACGGCAGCTGGATCGTCCACAGCGGACAGGCGATGTCGCTTTCTTCGATTCCCCGGACGCTGCTGATCGTCGGCGGAGGCGTCATCGGATGCGAGTTTGCCAGCATTTACAGCCGCTTGGGGTCCGAGGTGACGGTGATCGAAATGGCCGATCAGCTTCTTCCCGGCGAAGATGCTGATATCGTGGGCGTTTTGCAAGAACAGCTGGAACAAGCAGGGGTAAGGATCCTGACCTCCACGTCCTTGACAGCGGTCGATGCGCAGACGAAAACGGTTCGTTACCAGAGCCCGGACGGTGCCGGGGAGGCCGCAGCAGACATCGTGCTGGTGGCGGTCGGAAGGAAGCCGCGGACCGCCGAGCTGCAGCTGGAGCGGGCCGGTGTGGCATTCGGCAGGCAGGGCATCTCCGTAAACGGACAGATGCAGACAAACGTGCCCCATATTTACGCTTGTGGGGATGTCGTCGGGGGCATCCAGCTCGCCCACGTTGCTTTTCATGAGGGAACGGTAGCCGCCTTGCACGCGTGCGGTCTGGATGCCAAAGCGAATTATCGGGCCGTACCAAGGTGCATCTACACGTCGCCCGAAATTGCCAGCGTGGGCCTCACTGAAAAGCAAGCCAGGTCGCAATACGGAGACGTACGCATCGGGGAATTTCCGTTTTCCGTCAACGGCAAGGCCATGATTCTCGGTGAAGCGATCGGAAAGGTGAAAGTCATCACGGAACCGGAATACAACGAAATACTGGGTGTATCCATCGTCGGACCGCGCGCGACGGAGCTGATCGGCCAAGGCACGGTCATGCTCCATGGGGAAATGACGGCGGATATGATGGAGACGTTTATTTCTGCCCACCCGACGTTGTCAGAAGCGATTCACGAAGCCTTGCTGGCTGCCATCGGCCATGCCGTGCACGCCTGAATCAGCTGACCCATGCAAAAGCCCCCTCTGTGAGTCAGGGGGCATTTTGCGTGGCTGCCATTGTAAACGCTGCCATAATTGATTAGAATTTAGACAAAGAGAGAGCGACCTTGCATACATTCTGACACGAGTTACTTCAGGCGAGTTACTGAGGGAGGGAATGTATCTTGTTAGAAACGGCATTGAGTACGCAGACGTGGAAGCGGTTTGTTCAGGAAGGTGTGCTGGATTCTTCGCGGATTCACCAATCCATCATCGAATCCTGGTATCGTTCCCGAAACGCCCAGGTCAGCCCGTATCTGGATCGGGGGAGGCACATTTTGAGCGGTGAATCCCTTCGGCGCCAGCAGCAAAAGAACGCTTTGCTTACGGACGTTGCGGCCCCGTTCCTCGAAAAAATGGACCGAATTGCGAGAGAGATGGGAATGATCGCGCTTTTGATCGATCCGGAAGGCTACGTGTTGTCGATGAAGGGGAGCGAAAATGTCCGGGAGGTAGCCGAAAAAATCCGATTCGTAGAGGGCGTGCGCTGGACGGAAGCCGAAATGGGGACCAATGCCATCGGGACGGCGTTGTCGCTGGGTCAGCCGATCATGGTCACCGGCACCGAGCACTATTCCATCGCTTCCCATGGCTGGAGCTGTGCCGCCGCACCGATCTGCAACGAAGACGGAGAGGTCCTGGGCATCCTGGATGTTTCGTGTCCGGTCGACCGGGCGCATCCTTACATGCTGGGGATTGTCACGCAAGCGGCCTATACGCTGGAGAAAGAAGTAAAGATCCGCTCGCATCGCGACGAGATGGAATTGATTCAGCGTTCGATGGAAGTGCTGGAAAAGGAACAGCCGCTCATTATTTGCACCCCACGCCAAAGC
Proteins encoded:
- a CDS encoding dihydrolipoamide acetyltransferase family protein yields the protein MAVEVLMPKMGMAMKEGTVSHWNKQVGDLVSKGEVIASISSEKIEADLEAPADGVLLKIAVSEWEGVPPGTVIGYIGHPSEQIVEETAATATLEAAAPEAREELPAASTAMAPMAATPASSKEVKISPVARKLAEAAGLPLESLIGTGPAGRITKEDVEKAIADRETKQTVAPEDDQRAAVAGKETVEQLPVSGMRKVIASRMMASLRESAQLTITARADVTDLIAWQQKMNEVTQKEHDTKLTLTDLIAKATVLALQKHKQVNSAYLDERIHRYGHVHLGIAVALEQGLVVPVVRHAESVSLPDLSRRIKALAAQAREGTLGMEEMQGSTFSITNLGAYGIEFFTPVLNPPEAGILGVGAVQDTPVFVGEEVRRRSLLPLSLTFDHRVLDGAPAAEFLHTLRKYLEEPYRMLL
- the lpdA gene encoding dihydrolipoyl dehydrogenase encodes the protein MSAIAVIGGGPAGYVAAIAAAKKGRQVTLIEQRALGGTCLNEGCMPTKSLLESAEMAEKVMHAGRFGIRVPEREVSIDWPGVQSYKNNIVQQLVTGIGFLMRKNRIKVLTGKARFVSQHQIAVEKEQGEEIVEAEKIIIASGSEPVELPFAPFDGSWIVHSGQAMSLSSIPRTLLIVGGGVIGCEFASIYSRLGSEVTVIEMADQLLPGEDADIVGVLQEQLEQAGVRILTSTSLTAVDAQTKTVRYQSPDGAGEAAADIVLVAVGRKPRTAELQLERAGVAFGRQGISVNGQMQTNVPHIYACGDVVGGIQLAHVAFHEGTVAALHACGLDAKANYRAVPRCIYTSPEIASVGLTEKQARSQYGDVRIGEFPFSVNGKAMILGEAIGKVKVITEPEYNEILGVSIVGPRATELIGQGTVMLHGEMTADMMETFISAHPTLSEAIHEALLAAIGHAVHA